One Fulvia fulva chromosome 8, complete sequence DNA window includes the following coding sequences:
- a CDS encoding Glycerophosphoinositol permease 1, producing MLSYPCQDCSQGRSIMTTSNNTKDIKSPPDLAEEISSYRPRTPQLGLFWMMIIAWGIAAAGAGGEYPVCTTTSTEASNDSPSTRLRRGILIALATDFAVDLGFVIAGCIALIVLSAYNKRATGGGWRICFGLEFVLPAVLFFFFQIGMIESTQYRKYAMKQTMPHGLIVRKYWRPMVGTSLAWFVYDFGTYPFGLFSSTIISHVNPDDSLVQNSGLGTAVNCFYLPGCISGGFLMGWIGRKQTMTPGLACWAVLGFIIGGALGPIHSILPLFILLYVLFQAFGEMGPGVATFLCGAENFATPT from the exons ATGCTAAGCTATCCATGTCAAGATTGTAGCCAAGGGCGGTCAATTATGACTACTTCTAATAACACCAAGGACATCAAATCCCCTCCAGACCTCGCTGAGGAGATTTCTAGCTACCGTCCACGAACCCCCCAACTGGGACTGTTCTGGATGATGATCATCGCCTGGGGCATCGCGGCCGCAGGAGCCGGGGGCGAG TACCCCGTCTGCACCACCACCAGCACCGAAGCCTCCAACGACAGCCCCTCAACCCGTCTTCGCCGCGGCATCCTCATCGCACTCGCCACCGACTTCGCCGTCGATTTAGGTTTCGTCATCGCAGGCTGCATCGCTCTCATCGTATTATCTGCCTACAACAAACGAGCAACCGGCGGAGGATGGCGGATCTGCTTCGGCTTGGAATTCGTCTTGCCGGCTGTgctcttcttcttcttccaGATCGGGATGATCGAGTCAACGCAATACCGCAAATACGCCATGAAGCAGACTATGCCGCACGGGCTGATTGTTAGGAAGTACTGGAGGCCGATGGTGGGAACGAGTTTGGCGTGGTTTGTTTATGATTTTGGTACGTATCCGTTTGGGTTGTTTTCGTCGACGATTATCAGTCACGTGAACCCGGACGATTCGCTGGTGCAGAATAGCGGGCTGGGCACAGCTGTCAATTGTTTCTACCTACCTGGATGTATTTCTGGAGGCTTTCTGATGGGCTGGATTGGAAGGAAGCAGACGATGACACCGGGGTTGGCGTGCTGGGCTGTGTTGGGCTTCATCATTGGTGGCGCGCTGGGTCCAATCCACAGTATCTTGCCACTGTTCATTCTCCTCTATGTACTATTTCAAGCCTTTGGCGAAATGGGTCCAGGTGTCGCGACGTTTCTCTGCGGTGCTGAGAACTTCGCGACGCCAACATGA
- a CDS encoding MFS-type transporter oryC, with product MGLFQLNMYGRGRTLRVAITIACQLAFVLFGYDQGVFSGIVGNEDFRRTFGEPGSSLEGIIVSIYNLGAFSGCVLNFFTGERMGRRLCMWVAMGWIIVGAILQTTAYSVPQILVARYITGIGTGIETSTVPMYQSELCDADKRGRLVSSEPLFVGVGIVIAYFFDYGMSYVGGPAAWRVPIACQIIFAIVVIILVFGLPESPRWLYARGENEKAMAVMCDAWGSEPDGPKVVKMQDEILGALELERKTGEYRWRDILKRDEVQTGRRVLLAYGMQFMNQMGGINLVVYFVPSALEFNVGLTHNLSLLIGGAVQCMFFVGSLLPTFFLDKMGRRRPAMWGSLGLAISMMMLSVLLSFNRDPATPLSTRTSEASIAFFFTYMLIFGATMNCIPWVYVPEILPLHARAKGTAIGISSNWLWNFVVVMITPTLIQNLAWKGYLIFMALNLSFIPFIYFCYPETSNLTLEEIDFLFTKDGNTGLRKFGRRSQPVQESLKPNEQIQREIDVEKAGGTFSGGQVDHVDKIDDKAS from the exons ATGGGGCTCTTCCAGCTGAACATGTATGGCCGAGGCCGCACGCTACGAGTAGCCATTACGATTGCATGCCAGCTTGCCTTCGTGCTCTTTGGTTATGATCAGGGTGTATTTTCTGGTATTGTTGGCAACGAAGACTTTAGACGGACCTTTGGCGAGCCTGGAAGCAGTCTAGAGGGTATCATCGTCTCCATCTACAATCTGGGCGCCTTTTCGGGATGTGTTCTAAATTTCTTCACTGGCGAGAGAATGGGCAGGAGGCTGTGCATGTGGGTGGCCATGGGCTGGATT ATCGTCGGCGCTATCCTGCAGACAACAGCCTACTCCGTACCACAGATCCTTGTAGCTCGTTACATCACTGGCATCGGCACTGGTATCGAAACATCGACTGTCCCTATGTATCAAAGCGAGCTTTGTGACGCAGACAAGCGCGGCCGCCTGGTGTCCTCGGAACCACTCTTCGTTGGCGTAGGCATTGTGATCGCCTACTTCTTCGACTACGGAATGTCCTACGTTGGCGGTCCAGCAGCGTGGCGAGTTCCAATTGCATGTCAGATCATCTTCGCCATCGTCGTCATAATTTTGGTGTTTGGCCTCCCAGAATCGCCACGCTGGCTGTATGCTCGTGGAGAGAACGAGAAGGCTATGGCTGTCATGTGTGACGCATGGGGCAGCGAGCCAGATGGTCCCAAGGTAGTGAAAATGCAAGACGAAATCTTGGGCGCGCTTGAGCTCGAAAGAAAAACCGGCGAGTACAGATGGCGGGACATTCTCAAACGCGACGAAGTGCAGACTGGCCGACGTGTGCTATTGGCATACGGCATGCAGTTTATGAACCAGATGGGTGGTATCAACCTTGTTGT CTACTTCGTCCCTTCGGCACTGGAGTTCAATGTAGGTCTGACGCACAATCTATCCCTCCTTATCGGCGGTGCAGTGCAGTGCATGTTCTTCGTTGGCTCACTGCTACCGACATTCTTCTTGGACAAGATGGGACGACGACGACCTGCGATGTGGGGCTCTCTAGGCCTTGCGATATCCATGATGATGCTCTCGGTCCTTCTCAGCTTCAATCGCGACCCTGCGACGCCACTCAGCACCAGGACTTCCGAAGCTAGTATCGCTTTCTTCTTCACGTACATGTTGATCTTTGGTGCGACTATGAATTGCATACCATGGGTCTACGTGCCAGAGATTCTGCCTCTCCATGCACGAGCAAAGGGAACAGCTATTGGTATCTCGTCCAATTGGCTATGG AACTTCGTGGTTGTTATGATCACTCCTACCCTGATTCAGAAT CTGGCATGGAAAGGCTATCTGATCTTCATGGCTCTCAACTTATCCTTCATTCCGTTTATCTACTTCTGCTACCCAGAGACATCCAACCTCACACTGGAAGAAATCGACTTCTTGTTCACCAAAGACGGCAATACGGGACTTCGAAAGTTCGGCAGGCGCTCGCAGCCCGTCCAGGAGAGCTTGAAGCCAAACGAGCAGATTCAGCGGGAGATAGATGTCGAAAAGGCTGGCGGCACCTTCTCGGGTGGGCAAGTGGATCATGTCGATAAGATCGACGACAAGGCTTCATGA
- a CDS encoding Ecp9-7 — protein MRFLLTIMALAAVASAETVWCNKGTAGNGKCEPEFHTFCCTPTSGGEYTNKKTPAREGFNPSNSRNCGAEIPGTGGTTEGAVFCAK, from the exons ATGCGCTTCCTCCTCACCATCATGGCCTTAGCTGCAGTCGCCAGCGCAGAGACAGTGTGGTGCAACAAAGGAACAGCTGGCAATGGCAAATGCGAGCCCGAATTCCACACATTCTGC TGTACTCCTACCAGCGGCGGCGAATACACAAACAAGAAGACCCCAGCAAGAGAAGGCTTCAACCCTTCGAACTCACGGAATTGTGGTGCAGAGATTCCTGGAACTGGTGGGACGACTGAGGGAGCGGTGTTTTGTGCTAAGTGA
- a CDS encoding Serine/threonine-protein phosphatase 4 catalytic subunit, translating to MSDLDKAIAQLRACRPIPEAQVRELCYKARELLIEEGNVVSVDAPVTICGDIHGQFHDLMELFRVGGDVPDTNYLFMGDFVDRGFYSLESFLLLLCLKVRYPDRITLIRGNHESRQITTVYGFYDECLRKYGSANVWRYCCEVFDYLALGALVMGAATDLQPTEAAFADPTQQHNEADEIEIEILNSQGQIINRFPRARSSTQDVSQLSNPPSSPSQSQDQTPSRNGPPGTGASGASRGGGSGNGGGAVLCVHGGLSPLIDSIDKIRLLDRKQEVPHEGAMCDLLWSDPDEIDGWGLSPRGAGFLFGADIVKCFNHKNDLSLICRAHQLVMEGFKEMFDSTIVTVWSAPNYCYRCGNVAAILELGEDGSNAGYAPRANGDANRSNGVLSERVENKMGPGRRYRVFDAAPQDSRGMPAKKPVADYFL from the coding sequence ATGAGCGACCTGGACAAAGCTATAGCACAACTGCGAGCATGTCGACCTATACCAGAGGCGCAAGTGCGAGAGCTGTGCTACAAGGCACGTGAGCTGCTCATCGAAGAGGGAAACGTGGTCAGCGTCGATGCGCCCGTAACGATATGCGGAGACATACACGGCCAATTCCACGATCTGATGGAGCTCTTCAGAGTAGGTGGCGATGTTCCGGACACAAATTACCTCTTCATGGGCGACTTTGTCGACCGTGGTTTCTACAGCCTCGAGTCGTTTCTCCTCCTTCTCTGCCTCAAAGTGCGCTACCCAGACCGCATCACACTCATACGAGGCAATCACGAATCACGACAGATCACGACAGTATACGGCTTTTACGACGAATGCTTACGGAAATATGGAAGCGCGAACGTGTGGAGGTATTGCTGCGAGGTCTTCGACTACCTAGCACTTGGTGCGCTTGTGATGGGCGCTGCCACAGATCTCCAGCCCACAGAAGCTGCGTTTGCAGATCCTACACAACAGCACAATGAAGCCGATGAGATCGAAATCGAAATCTTGAACTCGCAAGGACAGATCATCAACCGCTTCCCGCGAGCGAGGTCTTCAACACAGGATGTTTCGCAACTATCAAATCCTCCTTCGTCGCCGTCACAATCGCAAGACCAAACGCCATCGCGAAATGGACCGCCTGGGACCGGCGCATCTGGCGCGAGCAGGGGAGGAGGCTCCGGAAATGGTGGCGGCGCAGTGCTGTGTGTACACGGCGGCCTCAGTCCGCTCATAGACAGCATCGACAAGATCCGGCTACTGGACCGCAAACAGGAAGTGCCACACGAAGGTGCCATGTGCGATCTGCTCTGGTCAGATCCGGACGAAATTGACGGCTGGGGTCTCTCACCACGTGGTGCAGGCTTCCTCTTCGGCGCCGACATCGTGAAATGTTTCAACCATAAGAACGACCTCAGTCTGATATGTCGTGCGCATCAGCTGGTCATGGAAGGTTTCAAGGAGATGTTTGACAGCACCATCGTGACAGTGTGGTCAGCACCCAACTACTGCTACCGCTGCGGGAATGTGGCGGCAATACTGGAGTTGGGTGAAGATGGCTCGAATGCAGGCTATGCGCCGCGTGCGAATGGAGATGCCAACCGCTCGAATGGCGTACTTTCAGAGCGTGTGGAGAACAAGATGGGACCTGGAAGGAGGTATCGCGTGTTTGATGCGGCGCCGCAGGACAGTCGAGGCATGCCGGCGAAGAAGCCGGTGGCTGATTACTTCCTTTGA